A window of Pan paniscus chromosome 10, NHGRI_mPanPan1-v2.0_pri, whole genome shotgun sequence contains these coding sequences:
- the RASSF8 gene encoding ras association domain-containing protein 8, with product MELKVWVDGVQRIVCGVTEVTTCQEVVIALAQAIGRTGRYTLIEKWRDTERHLAPHENPIISLNKWGQYASDVQLILRRTGPSLSERPTSDSVARIPERTLYRQSLPPLAKLRPQIDKSIKRREPKRKSLTFTGGAKGLMDIFGKGKETEFKQKVLNNCKTTADELKKLIRLQTEKLQSIEKQLESNEIEIRFWEQKYNSNLEEEIVRLEQKIKRNDVEIEEEEFWENELQIEQENEKQLKDQLQEIRQKITECENKLKDYLAQIRTMESGLEAEKLQREVQEAQVNEEEVKGKIGKVKGEIDIQGQQSLRLENGIKAVERSLGQATKRLQDKEQELEQLTKELRQVNLQQFIQQTGTKVTVLPAEPIEIEASHADIEREAPFQSGSLKRPGSSRQLPSNLRILQNPISSGFNPEGIYV from the exons ATGGAACTTAAAGTATGGGTGGATGGAGTTCAGAGGATTGTTTGTGGAGTCACTGAAGTCACAACTTGCCAGGAGGTTGTCATAGCCTTAGCTCAAGCAATAG GTCGAACTGGAAGGTACACCCTTATAGAGAAATGGAGAGATACTGAAAGACACTTAGCACCTCATGAAAATCCTATCATATCCTTAAACAAATGGGGGCAGTATGCTAGTGATGTGCAGCTCATTCTACGACGAACTGGGCCGTCTCTCAGTGAGCGACCCACTTCAGACAGTGTGGCTCGAATTCCTGAAAGAACTTTATACAGGCAGAGTCTGCCCCCCTTAGCTAAACTGAGGCCTCAGATTGACAAATCAATCAAAAGGAGGGAACCGAAAAGGAAATCACTGACATTTACAGGAGGTGCCAAAGGATTAATGGACATTTTTGGAAAAGGTAAAGAAACTGAGTTTAAGCAAAAGGTGCTGAATAACTGCAAAACAACAGCAGATGAGTTGAAGAAGCTGATCCGTCTGCAGACAGAGAAGCTTCAATCCATTGAGAAACAGCTGGAAtctaatgaaatagaaataagatTTTGGGAGCAAAAGTATAATTCCAACCTTGAAGAGGAAATTGTCCGTCTAGAGCAAAAGATCAAAAGAAACGATGTAGAAATTGAGGAGGAAGAATTCTGGGAAAATGAATTACAGATTgaacaggaaaatgaaaaacagctgAAGGATCAACTTCaagaaataagacagaaaataacagaatGTGAAAACAAATTAAAGGACTATTTGGCACAGATCCGGACTATGGAAAGTGGTCTTGAAGCAGAAAAATTGCAACGGGAAGTTCAAGAGGCACAGGTCAATGAGGAAGAGGTTAAAGGAAAGATCGGTAAGGTCAAAGGGGAGATTGACATTCAAGGCCAGCAGAGTCTGAGGTTGGAAAATGGCATCAAAGCTGTGGAAAGATCTCTTGGACAAGCCACCAAACGCTTACAG GACAAAGAACAGGAACTGGAGCAGTTGACTAAGGAGTTGCGGCAAGTCAATCTCCAGCAGTTCATCCAGCAGACTGGGACAAAAGTTACCGTTTTGCCAGCGGAGCCCATTGAAATAGAGGCCTCACATGCAGACATTGAAAGGG AGGCACCATTCCAGTCTGGGTCCCTGAAGCGACCTGGTTCATCTCGGCAGCTCCCCAGTAATCTCCGCATTCTGCAGAATCCTATCTCATCTGGTTTTAATCCTGAAGGCATATATGTATGA